The following nucleotide sequence is from Pseudonocardia abyssalis.
CCCCCGGCAGCATCCGCCCGCCCTCCCGACGAGGCCTGATGGCGCGGCGACCGCGCAGCCCGGTTCGCAGATCACGAACGGCATCGACGCCCAGAGAAGTCGAACATCAGCGCCTTCACGCCGGACATGTCGCTCGGCTGGGTCACGCGGTGGCCTCCATCGGTGTGCGGTCGGAACTGGCGGGTCGCCACCGGCTACGGCTCGGCCGCCGCGAACATGTGCTGCATCCAGTACTCGAGGACCTTCGTGCTCGAGTCGCCGTCGTCAGGGCGGAGGACCCCGGTGATCGCGAGGCCGCGAAGGAAGATCAGCAAGGTCTCGAAGGCCGTCCTCGCCTGCGTCGGATCGACGCCATCCACGGCTTTCTCGAAGATCTCGCGCAGCGCCCGGCCCAGCTGGCGCTCGGGCGGCAGCAGCGCCGCACGCAGCTCGGGGTCGGTCCTGGCACTGACCCACAGCTCCAGCGCAGCCAGGAACGGCGGGCCCGACATCGCTGTGCGGATCGCCGCGACGACATGCGGGAGCGCGTCCGGTCCGGGCTCGATCTCCGCGGCAGCCGAGCGGAGCAGGACAAGGCGCTCGTCCGCGATGTGGTGGATCGCGGCTACCAGCAGGTCGGCCTTCGACGCGAAGTGATGGGTGAACGCGCCGCGTGACAGCTGCACGCGGTCCTGGATGCGCTGCGTCGTGGTGCCGGCGTAGCCGTACTCGACCAGGCAGGCGATCGCCGCTTCGAGCAGAAGCTGACGTGTCTGCTCGCGTTGCTGCTTACGGGTCAGAGTCGCTGCCACAGCCAGCAGGTTACGACGCTCCCTCGCCCTTGTCACCCGTTTCACCGACCGACTAGTCTGTCAACGAATCAGGTGCGATTGCCTACGAACCTGCCGACACGAGCTGACGCAGCGACCCTGCGGTCCGTCGCCTCCCGGCCCCGTCGTGCCTGACGTTCACCATCTCCGAGCCGCCCGGCTGACCGGAGCCTGGATCCTTCGAGGAGCAGCATGTCGACGCAGGAGTCGAGCCGCGAGTACGTCGAGCCCGAGCACGCCGTGCTCTACGAGGTCCGCGACCGCAAGGCCTATCTGACGCTCAACCGGCCGGAGCGGCTCAACGCGATCACGCACGAGATGGGACGCGAGATCGCGGCCGCGGTAGCGCGCGCGAACGAGGACCCGGCGGTCCACGTGATCATCCTGCAAGGGGCAGGCCGGGCGTTCTGCTCCGGCTACGACCTGTACCGCTATGCCGAGGACGGGGTCGATACGCAGCCGCCGGTGTGGGATCCGATCCAGGACTTCCAGATGATGAAGGCCAACACCGACAACTTCTTCAGCCTGTGGCGTTCGCTCAAGCCGACGATCGCGAAGGTCCATGGCTACGCCGTCGCCGGCGGAAGCGACATCGCGTTGTCGTGCGACCTGGTCGTGATGGCCGAGGACGCGAAGATCGGCTACATGCCTGCCCGCGTATGGGGCTGCCCGACCACCGCGATGTGGGTCTACCGGCTCGGCGCGGAGAAGGCCAAGCGGATGCTCCTGACCGGCGACAAGATCGACGGCCGCACCGCCGTCGACTGGGGACTTGTCATAGACGCCGTCCCCGCCGCCGACCTCGACTCCGCCGTCGAAGCACTCGCCGACCGCATCGCCGGCTCCCCGATCAACCAGCTCGTGATGCAGAAGATGATGGTCAACCAGGCCTACGACAACATGGGCCTGCACAGCACACAGGTCATCGCCACCCTGTTCGACGGGATCACCCGCCACTCCCCCGAGGGCCGCTGGTTCCAGGACTTCTCCGCCGAGCACGGTTTCGCCGAGGCCGTCGACTGGCGCGACTCCGGCCGCTGGATCCCCAACGGCGGCGGCCCCGTGCCGACCGCCGAGGAGATCGCGGCAGGCAGGAACAGCGCGGGCACGAGCCACTAGCGGACCGACATCGTCAGGCAAGGAGGCATGACATGACCGGAAGTTCGTACCTGCCCGCTCAGACCGACGCGAAGATCCTCGACATCACCGTAGGTGACCTCCTCCGCGAGGTCGCCGCCGCCGAGCCGGACCGCCACGCACTCATCGCCTGCGCGCCCGGCCGGACGCCACGCATCTGGACCTACCGGGCCCTGCTCGACGACGCCGAGCGCGCGGCCCAGTGGCTCCTGACGAAGTTCCGGCCCGGCGAGCACATCACCGTGTGGGCGCCCAACGTCCCGGACTGGATCCTGCTCCAGTACGGAGCCGCACTCGCCGGGCTCGTCCTTGTCACGGCCAACCCCGCGCTCCGCGCGGGCGAGCTCGAGTACGTCCTGCGACAGTCAAAGTCGGTCGGGATCGCCTACAGCGACTCATTCCGCGGCACGGACATGGCGGCGATCGCGGACGAGGTCCGGGGCCATGTGCCCGAGGTCCGTGAAGCAATCCGTTTCGACACCTGGTACTCGGACCTGCCGAACTGCTTCGGGGCCGACCAGGAGCTGCCGATCGTGGCGCCCACCGCGGCGGCGCAGCTGCAGTACACCTCCGGCACGACCGGGTTCCCCAAGGGCGCGCTGCTGCACCACCGCGGCCTCATCACCTCGGCCGCATACGTCCACGAGCGGGCCCAGTTCCCTCGTCACGGGGTCTGGGTGACCGCACTACCGCTGTTCCACACCGCGGCCTGCGCGATGTCGGTCCTCGGCACCGCGGTCAGCCGCGGAACCATCGTGGTGTGCCAGCTGTTCGACCCGACCCTCGTCCTGACGGCGCTGCAGGAGTACCGCGCCGACCTGTACGCCGGCGTGCCGGCGATGATGATCGCCTTGCTCGCGCACCCGGACTTCGAGAGCTTCGACCTCTCCTCGCTCTCCGTCGCCATCTCCGGCGGCGACGCCGTCCCGCCCGAGCTCGTCCGCGAGGTGGAACAGCGCTTCGGCGCGCGCTTCTCCACCGTCTACGGGCAGACCGAGCTCAGCCCGATCATCACCCAGACCAGCCCGGACGACACGATCGACGACAAGTGCGGCACCGTCGGCAGGCCACTGCCCAACGTCGAGATCAGCGTCGTGGCGCCCGGAACCACCGACCCCGTCGCCATCGGCGAGCAGGGCGAGATCTGCGCGCGCGGCTACCAGGCCATGCTCGGGTACTTCGACATGCCCGAGCAGACCGCCCAGACGATCGACGCCACGGGCTGGCTCCACACCGGCGATCTGGGCGTGCTCGACGAGCGCGGCTACCTGCGCGTCACCGGCCGGATCAAGGACATGATCATCCGAGGCGGGGAGAACATCTACCCTCGCGAGATCGAGGCAGTGCTCACCGATCACCCGGCGGTGG
It contains:
- a CDS encoding AMP-binding protein; its protein translation is MTGSSYLPAQTDAKILDITVGDLLREVAAAEPDRHALIACAPGRTPRIWTYRALLDDAERAAQWLLTKFRPGEHITVWAPNVPDWILLQYGAALAGLVLVTANPALRAGELEYVLRQSKSVGIAYSDSFRGTDMAAIADEVRGHVPEVREAIRFDTWYSDLPNCFGADQELPIVAPTAAAQLQYTSGTTGFPKGALLHHRGLITSAAYVHERAQFPRHGVWVTALPLFHTAACAMSVLGTAVSRGTIVVCQLFDPTLVLTALQEYRADLYAGVPAMMIALLAHPDFESFDLSSLSVAISGGDAVPPELVREVEQRFGARFSTVYGQTELSPIITQTSPDDTIDDKCGTVGRPLPNVEISVVAPGTTDPVAIGEQGEICARGYQAMLGYFDMPEQTAQTIDATGWLHTGDLGVLDERGYLRVTGRIKDMIIRGGENIYPREIEAVLTDHPAVAGAIVVGVPDAQWGEIVAAIIEPSDAANPPTAKELHDIVRSRLAPAKTPRDWYLSGQMPVNAMGKLQKFVLREQITAERLDRLPEK
- a CDS encoding TetR/AcrR family transcriptional regulator; its protein translation is MAATLTRKQQREQTRQLLLEAAIACLVEYGYAGTTTQRIQDRVQLSRGAFTHHFASKADLLVAAIHHIADERLVLLRSAAAEIEPGPDALPHVVAAIRTAMSGPPFLAALELWVSARTDPELRAALLPPERQLGRALREIFEKAVDGVDPTQARTAFETLLIFLRGLAITGVLRPDDGDSSTKVLEYWMQHMFAAAEP
- a CDS encoding crotonase/enoyl-CoA hydratase family protein — protein: MSTQESSREYVEPEHAVLYEVRDRKAYLTLNRPERLNAITHEMGREIAAAVARANEDPAVHVIILQGAGRAFCSGYDLYRYAEDGVDTQPPVWDPIQDFQMMKANTDNFFSLWRSLKPTIAKVHGYAVAGGSDIALSCDLVVMAEDAKIGYMPARVWGCPTTAMWVYRLGAEKAKRMLLTGDKIDGRTAVDWGLVIDAVPAADLDSAVEALADRIAGSPINQLVMQKMMVNQAYDNMGLHSTQVIATLFDGITRHSPEGRWFQDFSAEHGFAEAVDWRDSGRWIPNGGGPVPTAEEIAAGRNSAGTSH